The Candidatus Beckwithbacteria bacterium DNA segment TTTGCTATAATATACAAAATGAATAATTATACCAGTCAAAATCTGATTACTCTTGTCCTCAAAACTCCAGATCAAGTTCCCAACTCATTAGCTCTGTTTCAGACTTTTTTTACTGATCTGCATAAAATTATCAGCAGCACTAAATCACTCAGTCTAGAAGACAAAACCATGAGTTTTGAACTCAAATAAACTACACACGGTCTAAAGACCGTGGTTTTAATCCTTCTCTGGCATAATTTCTTTATTGTCTTTAATGTACTTTTTTATTTGTAAGTAATTGGTTTTACCTATGGTTTCAGCAAAGTAGCCATCAGCCCAAAAA contains these protein-coding regions:
- a CDS encoding IS200/IS605 family transposase; the protein is FWADGYFAETIGKTNYLQIKKYIKDNKEIMPEKD